From the Lathyrus oleraceus cultivar Zhongwan6 chromosome 4, CAAS_Psat_ZW6_1.0, whole genome shotgun sequence genome, one window contains:
- the LOC127073373 gene encoding pyruvate, phosphate dikinase, chloroplastic, producing MIVDMVQTINLKKSFVQANMRVFTFGKGKSEGNKGMKSLLGGKGANLAEMATIGLSVPSGLTISTEACHQYQQNVKNLPDGLWDEILKGLKFVENEMGAYVGNPSKPLLLSVRSGAAISMPGMMDTVLNLGLNDEVVVGLASKNGERFAYDSYRRFLDMFGDVVMDIPHSLFEEKIEKLKSSKGVKHDTDLTASDLKDLVEQYKNVYIQAKGEKFPSDPMKQLELAVKAVFNSWDSPRANKYRSINQITGLMGTAVNIQSMVFGNMGNTSGTGVLFTRNPSTGEKKLYGEFLVNAQGEDVVGGIRTPQDIETMKTCMPDAYKELVENCEILENHYKDMMDIEFTVQENKLWMLQCRIGKRTGKGAIKIAVDMVSEGLVDTRRAIKMVEPQHLNQLLHPQFKDSSKYKDKVVATGLPASPGAAVGQVVFNTEDAEEWHAQGKSVILVRTETSPEDVGGMHSAVGILTARGGMTSHAAVVARGWGKCCVSGCTSIKVNDEEKVVVIGDNKISEGEWISLNGCTGEVILGKQPLAPPALSDDLETFMSWADEIRNLKVFANADSPEDAIAARKNGAEGIGLCRTEHMFFASDERIKAVRKMIMAITQEERKAALDLLLPYQRSDFEGIFRAMDGFPVTIRLLDPPLHEFLPKGDMGEIINELSSQTGVNKDDILTKMERLSEVNPMLGFRGCRLGISYPELTEMQARAIFQAAVTVKSNGIAVFPEIMVPLIGTPQELKHQANLIRDVAEKVFSEMGSSVSYKVGTMIEVPRAALVADEIANEAEFFSFGTNDLTQMTFGYSRDDVGKFLPIYLAAGILQHDPFEVIDQKGVGQLMKVCIEKGRAARPNLKVGICGEHGGEPSSVAFFAKIGLDYVSCSPFRIPIARLAAAQVAA from the exons ATGATAGTTGATATGGTCCAGACAATTAACTTGAAAAAGTCATTCGTTCAAGCTAACATG AGAGTGTTCACTTTTGGCAAAGGCAAGAGTGAAGGCAACAAGGGCATGAAGTCTTTG TTGGGAGGAAAGGGGGCCAACTTAGCTGAAATGGCGACAATTGGTTTATCAGTGCCTTCTGGACTCACCATATCAACAGAAGCATGTCACCAATATCAACAAAATGTAAAGAATTTGCCAGATGGTCTGTGGGATGAGATACTTAAAGGCTTGAAATTTGTGGAGAATGAAATGGGAGCCTATGTTGGAAATCCTTCAAAACCTCTCCTCCTCTCTGTGCGCTCTGGCGCTGCG ATTTCAATGCCTGGAATGATGGACACAGTTCTTAATCTTGGATTGAATGATGAAGTGGTTGTTGGGCTGGCTTCCAAAAATGGAGAGCGGTTTGCTTATGACTCTTACCGACGTTTCTTAGACATGTTTGGAGATGTT GTAATGGACATTCCACACTCTTTGTTTGAGGAGAAGATAGAAAAACTGAAGTCGTCAAAAGGCGTTAAACATGACACTGATTTAACCGCCAGTGATCTCAAAGATCTGGTTGAACAATACAAGAATGTCTACATTCAAGCTAAGGGAGAAAAGTTTCCCTCAG ATCCAATGAAGCAACTAGAATTAGCTGTTAAAGCTGTTTTCAATTCTTGGGATAGTCCAAGGGCTAATAAGTATAGAAGCATTAATCAGATAACTGGGCTAATGGGCACCGCGGTGAATATTCAATCCATGGTGTTCGGAAATATGGGGAATACTTCAGGAACCGGTGTCTTGTTCACTAGAAATCCTAGCACCGGTGAAAAGAAACTTTATGGGGAATTTCTTGTTAATGCTCAG GGAGAGGATGTAGTTGGTGGAATCAGAACACCTCAGGATATAGAGACCATGAAAACATGCATGCCAGATGCTTATAAGGAACTTGTGGAGAATTGTGAAATTCTTGAGAATCATTACAAGGATATGATG GACATTGAGTTCACTGTTCAAGAAAATAAGTTGTGGATGTTGCAATGTCGAATTGGAAAGCGTACTGGTAAAGGTGCAATCAAAATAGCTGTAGACATGGTCAGTGAGGGCCTTGTTGATACTCGTCGTGCAATCAAGATGGTAGAGCCACAGCATCTTAACCAGCTTCTACATCCACAG TTTAAGGATTCATCTAAGTACAAGGACAAAGTGGTTGCCACTGGCTTGCCTGCTTCCCCTGGAGCTGCGGTTGGGCAGGTTGTGTTCAATACTGAAGATGCCGAAGAATGGCATGCACAAGGGAAGAGTGTCATCTTG GTAAGGACAGAGACAAGTCCAGAAGATGTTGGAGGCATGCATTCCGCTGTTGGCATCTTGACAGCAAGAGGAGGTATGACATCTCATGCTGCCGTTGTAGCTCGTGGATGGGGAAAGTGTTGTGTGTCTGGTTGCACCTCTATTAAAGTAAATGACGAGGAAAAG GTGGTTGTAATTGGAGATAATAAAATATCAGAAGGTGAATGGATCTCGTTGAATGGATGCACAGGTGAGGTCATACTAGGAAAGCAGCCACTTGCTCCTCCGGCTCTAAGCGATGATTTAGAAACTTTCATGTCTTGGGCTGATGAAATAAGGAATCTGAAG GTTTTCGCAAATGCTGACTCGCCTGAAGATGCAATAGCAGCGAGAAAAAATGGAGCAGAAGGGATTGGACTTTGCAGGACAGAACACATG TTTTTTGCTTCTGATGAGAGGATAAAGGCGGTGAGAAAGATGATCATGGCCATTACTCAAGAAGAAAGGAAAGCTGCACTTGACTTGTTGTTGCCTTATCAAAGATCCGATTTTGAAGGAATTTTCCGTGCAATGGACGGTTTCCCTGTAACAATCCGATTGTTGGATCCTCCACTTCATGAATTTCTTCCCAAGGGTGACATGGGGGAAATTATTAATGAACTAAGTTCTCAGACAGGCGTGAACAAAGATGACATACTCACAAAGATGGAAAGACTCTCAGAAGTTAATCCCATGCTCGGTTTTCGTGGCTGCAG GTTGGGAATATCATATCCAGAATTGACTGAGATGCAGGCGCGCGCAATTTTCCAAGCTGCTGTTACAGTGAAAAGCAATGGTATTGCAGTTTTTCCTGAGATAATGGTTCCACTTATCGGTACACCTCAG GAATTAAAACATCAAGCAAATCTAATAAGGGATGTTGCTGAGAAAGTGTTCTCAGAGATGGGCTCTTCTGTAAGCTATAAGGTTGGAACTATGATTGAAGTTCCAAGAGCTGCACTAGTTGCAGATGAG ATCGCTAATGAAGCCGAGTTCTTTTCATTTGGAACCAATGACCTCACCCAAATGACATTTGGCTATAGTAGAGATGATGTTGGAAAATTTCTTCCAATATACCTAGCCGCTGGGATTTTGCAGCATGATCCATTTGAG GTAATTGACCAAAAAGGTGTGGGTCAGCTGATGAAAGTTTGCATAGAGAAGGGTCGCGCTGCTAGACCAAACTTAAAG GTTGGAATATGTGGAGAGCATGGCGGGGAGCCTTCTTCGGTTGCATTCTTTGCTAAAATCGGTCTTGACTATGTCTCGTGTTCTCCTTTTAG AATTCCAATTGCTAGACTTGCAGCAGCTCAAGTTGCAGCATAA